GCGAGCATCGCGCGCTTTGCGTCTATTCGTTCGACCACCGCGGCACGCCGGAGAAGCCGGGCCTGGTGCTCGGGCTGGACCGCGGCGGCGCCTGCCGCGGCATCGCGTTCCGCGTCGCCGCCCGCCTGCGCCACGACACCATCGCCTACTTACGGGCGCGCGAGCAGACCACCAACGTCTATCGCGAGGTGATGCGCTCGGTGTGGCTGGAGAACGCGGCCCGCGATCGCGTCAGCGCGCTGGCCTATGTGGTCGACCGCGGCCATGTGCAATATGCCGGGCGGCTGTCGCTGGCCGAGCAACTGCGCCTGGTGCAGCAAGGCCATGGCCGCTCCGGCAACAACCGCGATTATGTGCTCTCGACCGTCGCCTCGATCGAGAAACAGGGGTTTCGCGATCAGCCGCTGCACCAGCTTGCGGCGATGCTGCATGATTCGGGCACGACGCTGCATCGGGATGTGCATGCCGCTGACGGGCGCGATCCAGGCTGAACGCCGACGCGCCATTGACGTCCGTCGAGGAACCCGGCCTGCGAGTTTTTGCCACGGCGCGAACAACATTGTGGTCTCCATTTCCGGTCGCTGGAATGGAATGACTGGAATGCGCCCCTCATTGCTAAGGCTCGCCGCACTCGGCCTGCTATTGCTGCTGAACTCGCCATCGTATGCCGGATTGAGGGAGGATGGCGCGGCCTGCGACGCAACGGAGCCGCACCCGGAGCTCGCGATCCCCGCCTGCACCCGCCTGATCGCAGCCAATCCGAGGGGACGCGACCTTTCGATCACCTACTACAACCGGGCGCTCGCCTGGCATAACAAGGGGAATCTGGAGAAGGCCAAAGCGGACTACGACCAGTCGATTGCGATCAATCCGTCGTTTGCGCCCTCCTACGGCCAGCGGGCCAAGGTCTATCTGCAGAACCAGGACTACGACCGCGCGCTGAGCGATTTCGATCAGGCGATCCGGCTCAAGCCCGCCGGTCAGTTCAGCGCCGGCTGGTTCAACAATCGCGCCGAGCTGTTCGTCGCCACCGGCGACTACGATCGCGCGCTGGCCGATTACGGCAAGTCGATCGAGCTCGATCCCAACTCGTGGTACGCCTACGTCAATCGCGCGCTGGTCTATGACTTCAGCGGCAAGGACCGGCTCGCGGCGCTGCATTGCGAGGACGCGATCAAGCGCGCGCCGCACGCAGCCGGCCCCTATTACTGCCGGGCCGCGGTCGAGGTCAGCGCCGGCGATCTCGACAGTGCCGCGCGGGATGTCGAACGCGCGATCGCGATCCAGGACGGGCAATCCGAGTTCTACTCGCTGCGCGGCCTGACGTTCGCCGGCAAGGGCGAGCTTGACCAGGCGATGCGCGACTACGACCGCGCCACGCAACTCAACGCACAGGGCGCGCTGAACTATGCACGGCGCGGCCTCGCCGACGAGAAGAAGGGCGATGTCGACGCGGCTCGCGCCGACTTCCGGCACGCGCTCGACGTCATCGGCCTCGATCAGCTCGACCGCACCCAGGGCCAGCGCGTCGCCCGGGAAGGCCTGCAACGGCTGGACAAGGTCGCCAGCACGGACAAGAGCGTCGTCGCGGATCACGCCGCGGCCAAGCCTGTGCCCGCGCTCGCCACGGCCGTTCCGGTTCCGCCGATTAGCGCGGGCAAGGCAGCAACGACCGAGCGGCGCGTCGCCCTCGTGGTGGGCAATTCAAAGTATCGCTCGGTGCCTGTTCTGCCGAACCCCGGCCAGGACGCCGCCGCGATCGCCAACACGCTGCGCGCGGTCGGCTTTCAGGATGTCCGCCTCGTCACCGACGCCACGCGGGACAGCCTGGTCGACGCCCTCAAATCATTTACCAGTGCGGCCGACGGCGCCGATTGGGCCGTGATCTACTATGCCGGCCACGGCATGGAGATGGCCGGCGAGAACTATCTGGTGCCGGTCGACGCCAAACTCGCGACCGATCGCGACGTGTCGTTCGAGGCGGTCGCGCTGACGCAAGTGATGGGCGCCACCGAAGGGGCGCGCAAGCTGC
This Bradyrhizobium sp. CCBAU 53421 DNA region includes the following protein-coding sequences:
- a CDS encoding gamma-glutamylcyclotransferase is translated as MSANPPHSETDGDLWVFGYGSLMWKPGFEFLEQVPARLIGEHRALCVYSFDHRGTPEKPGLVLGLDRGGACRGIAFRVAARLRHDTIAYLRAREQTTNVYREVMRSVWLENAARDRVSALAYVVDRGHVQYAGRLSLAEQLRLVQQGHGRSGNNRDYVLSTVASIEKQGFRDQPLHQLAAMLHDSGTTLHRDVHAADGRDPG
- a CDS encoding caspase family protein — its product is MRPSLLRLAALGLLLLLNSPSYAGLREDGAACDATEPHPELAIPACTRLIAANPRGRDLSITYYNRALAWHNKGNLEKAKADYDQSIAINPSFAPSYGQRAKVYLQNQDYDRALSDFDQAIRLKPAGQFSAGWFNNRAELFVATGDYDRALADYGKSIELDPNSWYAYVNRALVYDFSGKDRLAALHCEDAIKRAPHAAGPYYCRAAVEVSAGDLDSAARDVERAIAIQDGQSEFYSLRGLTFAGKGELDQAMRDYDRATQLNAQGALNYARRGLADEKKGDVDAARADFRHALDVIGLDQLDRTQGQRVAREGLQRLDKVASTDKSVVADHAAAKPVPALATAVPVPPISAGKAATTERRVALVVGNSKYRSVPVLPNPGQDAAAIANTLRAVGFQDVRLVTDATRDSLVDALKSFTSAADGADWAVIYYAGHGMEMAGENYLVPVDAKLATDRDVSFEAVALTQVMGATEGARKLHLVILDACRDNPFANQIKRTVASRSIGRGLAQVEPDSGTLVVYAAKHGQVALDGDGGHSPFVTALIKRMQTPRIEIRKLFDLVRDDVMVATDRRQQPFSYGSVPGAEDFYFVGASQNAAK